One genomic window of Phycisphaeraceae bacterium includes the following:
- a CDS encoding VWA domain-containing protein, giving the protein MMRFESPWALLLLALVPLVIYLARRPGRTAALLLPTARLAAMSGRTWRTRLMPALWLLRAAAVALLVVAIARPQLGSGRVQTSTDAVAIQLVVDRSGSMAEPMLYQGSAARRLDVVKHVLTGFVEGNGRGLKGRAADLVGLVSFGSLAETVCPLVRDPKALVDLIDSIQIPTTRAEGQTALGDGLALGAARLQRAEEDLKRRQETGAGDSVTIKSKVIVLLTDGAQTPGLGDHMPIEAAQMCADWGIRVYTIGIGAREGFFDLREFDEPTLQRIAQMTGGVYRRAQDGDALERIYAEIDSLEKTRVQTFEYTDYEERFTTFAAAAAAALAAQVLLSATVLRRLP; this is encoded by the coding sequence ATGATGCGGTTCGAATCGCCATGGGCCCTGTTGCTGCTGGCGCTGGTCCCGCTTGTGATCTATCTCGCACGGCGCCCAGGTCGCACCGCCGCGCTCTTGCTCCCGACAGCACGCCTCGCGGCGATGTCCGGTCGCACGTGGCGAACCCGGCTGATGCCGGCCCTGTGGCTGCTCCGTGCCGCCGCCGTGGCTCTCCTTGTCGTGGCGATCGCCAGGCCCCAGCTCGGTTCGGGTCGTGTTCAAACCAGCACGGATGCTGTCGCCATCCAACTCGTCGTGGATCGGTCCGGTTCGATGGCCGAGCCAATGCTCTACCAGGGGTCGGCCGCTCGCCGGTTGGACGTTGTCAAGCACGTGCTCACCGGCTTTGTCGAAGGGAACGGAAGGGGCCTCAAGGGCCGCGCCGCCGACCTGGTCGGTCTTGTCTCTTTCGGATCGCTGGCCGAGACCGTGTGCCCCCTCGTCCGGGATCCCAAGGCACTGGTCGATCTCATCGATTCGATCCAGATCCCAACGACACGGGCCGAGGGCCAGACCGCGCTCGGAGACGGCTTGGCGCTCGGCGCCGCCCGCCTTCAGCGGGCCGAGGAGGACCTCAAGCGAAGGCAGGAGACGGGCGCAGGCGATTCGGTCACGATCAAGAGCAAAGTCATCGTGCTGCTCACCGATGGAGCCCAGACCCCCGGCCTCGGCGATCACATGCCGATCGAGGCTGCGCAGATGTGCGCGGACTGGGGAATCCGTGTCTACACCATCGGCATCGGAGCCCGTGAGGGATTCTTCGATCTGCGCGAGTTCGATGAACCCACACTTCAGCGCATTGCGCAGATGACCGGCGGGGTCTACCGCCGTGCCCAGGACGGCGACGCCCTGGAGCGCATCTACGCCGAGATCGACTCGCTCGAAAAGACCCGCGTCCAGACGTTCGAGTACACCGACTACGAGGAGCGCTTCACGACGTTTGCCGCCGCGGCGGCCGCCGCGCTCGCGGCGCAGGTCCTGCTCTCCGCAACCGTGCTCAGGAGGCTGCCCTGA
- a CDS encoding alpha amylase N-terminal ig-like domain-containing protein — protein MPLLPRSVATLRAGAVATALYASPLATLAQIDGNVQWSGVSHIDWNSRRPRVPRNGEAFTVLLQTLRDDVTAVRVRVDTGTVTFVDAAKTGSRGPYDLWEATIPATAASTERYLFEITDGADTDYYSRLGMSDDLVTTNQFEINFTTLEHAPVGATPVSGGTVFKVWSPSRTTAHVRGEFNSWSTANPLAKVGEHFIGFVPGAVAGQSYKYFFNNSVWNSDPRAAALVPTNNYNAVIVDQDAYQWQAPGFSSRPTGELVIYQLHVGSFAGRNDPGGVTPNPSRYIDVAARADHLAQLGVNAVMLNPVHEFPGDFSGGYNSVTPWAIESKLGTPDQFKQMVDALHQRGIAVILDVVWNHVSSSDNFLWNFDGTQLYFDSTAVDTPWGAQADFDKAGVFNFYLDSAEQMLTDYRLDGFRVDATMYLTDSGLTPQWSAGQAFIRGVNNLRNSRHADAHTIAEIYIDNRWVTDPTSSGLGFTAQYQNEFKEAVRAAVFDSAFTSPNVQRVANVLDGQGFGVSGSSVLNYFELHDDCWPLNNHQRAVKQIDTTAPHDDEFARGRTTLAQALNLLSRGVPAIVQGTEWLEDDGWESSKIDWSHKTTYAGVFKFYKDLIALRTSEPALYADSPLWAYHVNEALDVLAFERYEVGGGSFVAVANFSNNGLSDYRIGLPRDGRWSVVINSSDTQYGGPGGGATGEVAVEAIASGPFQQSAALNIPARTILLLRHEALPACPADFDHSGDVSPTDIAVFINAWLADVQASTPPPAPSDFDGNGAVEPSDIAVFIAAWLSAVTNGC, from the coding sequence ATGCCTCTCCTGCCCCGTTCTGTCGCAACTCTCCGAGCCGGCGCCGTCGCGACAGCCCTATATGCATCCCCGCTGGCCACACTTGCCCAGATTGACGGCAACGTTCAATGGTCGGGGGTCAGCCACATTGATTGGAACAGCCGCCGCCCCCGCGTCCCCAGGAACGGCGAGGCGTTCACGGTGCTCCTCCAGACGCTGCGGGACGACGTCACCGCCGTCCGTGTCCGGGTCGATACCGGGACCGTGACATTCGTTGACGCGGCGAAGACGGGCAGCCGCGGACCCTACGACCTCTGGGAGGCCACGATCCCGGCGACGGCCGCATCGACCGAGCGGTACCTCTTCGAGATCACCGACGGCGCCGATACGGACTACTACAGCCGACTGGGGATGTCGGACGACCTGGTCACGACCAACCAGTTTGAGATCAACTTCACCACCCTGGAGCACGCCCCCGTGGGGGCGACGCCGGTCTCGGGTGGTACCGTCTTCAAGGTCTGGTCGCCGTCGCGGACAACCGCGCACGTCCGGGGGGAGTTCAACTCCTGGTCGACGGCCAACCCGTTGGCGAAGGTAGGCGAGCACTTCATCGGCTTTGTCCCCGGCGCCGTTGCTGGCCAGTCGTACAAGTACTTCTTCAACAACTCGGTCTGGAACTCGGATCCTCGTGCGGCGGCGCTGGTTCCGACGAACAACTACAACGCAGTAATTGTCGATCAGGATGCCTACCAATGGCAGGCCCCGGGCTTCAGTTCCAGACCGACCGGCGAGCTGGTCATCTACCAGCTCCACGTCGGCTCGTTCGCGGGCCGTAACGACCCCGGCGGGGTCACCCCGAATCCGTCGCGGTACATCGATGTGGCGGCGCGGGCCGATCACCTCGCCCAGCTTGGCGTGAACGCCGTGATGCTCAACCCGGTCCACGAGTTCCCCGGCGATTTTTCCGGCGGGTACAACTCGGTAACGCCGTGGGCGATCGAGTCCAAGCTCGGTACTCCCGACCAGTTCAAGCAGATGGTCGATGCGCTGCACCAGCGCGGTATCGCCGTCATCCTCGATGTGGTCTGGAACCACGTCTCCTCCAGCGACAACTTCCTGTGGAACTTCGACGGCACGCAGTTGTACTTCGACAGCACCGCGGTGGACACGCCGTGGGGGGCCCAGGCCGATTTCGACAAGGCCGGGGTCTTCAACTTCTATCTCGACTCCGCCGAGCAGATGCTCACCGACTATCGGCTCGACGGCTTCCGCGTCGATGCCACGATGTACCTCACTGATTCCGGGCTGACCCCGCAGTGGTCCGCTGGCCAGGCCTTTATCCGCGGCGTCAACAACCTGCGGAACAGCCGGCACGCCGATGCCCACACTATCGCCGAGATCTACATCGATAACCGCTGGGTCACCGATCCGACCTCTTCCGGGCTCGGCTTCACGGCCCAGTACCAGAACGAGTTCAAGGAGGCGGTCCGTGCCGCGGTGTTCGACTCCGCGTTCACCAGCCCCAACGTGCAGCGGGTCGCCAACGTCCTTGACGGCCAGGGCTTCGGTGTTTCCGGCAGCAGCGTCCTCAACTACTTCGAACTGCACGACGACTGCTGGCCGCTCAACAACCACCAGCGGGCCGTGAAGCAGATCGACACGACGGCTCCGCACGACGACGAGTTCGCCCGCGGCCGGACGACCCTCGCGCAGGCTCTCAACCTTCTCTCTCGCGGCGTTCCCGCCATCGTCCAAGGGACCGAGTGGCTCGAAGACGATGGCTGGGAGTCGAGCAAGATCGATTGGTCGCACAAGACCACCTATGCCGGCGTGTTCAAGTTCTACAAGGACCTGATCGCCCTCCGCACGAGCGAGCCTGCCCTCTACGCCGACTCGCCGCTGTGGGCGTACCACGTCAACGAGGCGCTCGATGTCCTCGCCTTCGAGCGGTATGAGGTCGGCGGCGGCTCGTTCGTCGCCGTGGCCAACTTCTCGAACAACGGCCTCAGCGACTACCGGATCGGCCTGCCCCGCGACGGGCGTTGGAGTGTCGTCATCAACTCGAGCGACACCCAGTACGGTGGTCCGGGTGGGGGGGCGACGGGCGAGGTCGCGGTCGAGGCGATCGCATCAGGTCCGTTCCAGCAGTCGGCGGCGCTCAACATACCGGCCCGGACGATCCTCCTGCTCCGGCACGAGGCTCTCCCGGCCTGCCCCGCCGACTTTGATCACAGCGGCGATGTGAGCCCGACCGACATCGCGGTCTTCATCAATGCGTGGCTGGCCGATGTGCAGGCCAGCACCCCGCCGCCCGCACCCAGCGATTTTGACGGCAACGGCGCCGTGGAACCGAGCGACATCGCGGTGTTCATCGCCGCGTGGCTGTCGGCGGTAACCAACGGCTGCTGA
- a CDS encoding class IV adenylate cyclase translates to MQNVEFKAELRDLPLARTIVLATGGLHAETIRQVDTYHRLADGRLKKREIARIGPDGGEPETAVEWIYYDRADKSGPRLSRYDVFSPEQVATRYGVTPLPVWVVVRKIREVYLVDGVRVHLDDVEGLGTYLEFEAPVSPDRRIPACFALVDSLRTRLQPVLGEPIDCSYSDLLAPPAESV, encoded by the coding sequence ATGCAGAACGTCGAGTTCAAGGCCGAGCTTCGAGATCTGCCCCTCGCGAGAACCATCGTCCTGGCTACCGGCGGCCTCCATGCGGAGACGATCCGCCAGGTCGACACGTACCACCGGCTCGCGGATGGTCGGCTGAAGAAGCGGGAGATCGCGAGGATCGGCCCCGACGGCGGTGAACCCGAGACCGCAGTGGAGTGGATTTACTACGACCGGGCCGATAAGTCGGGACCGAGGCTGAGCCGGTACGACGTCTTCAGCCCCGAACAGGTCGCAACGCGGTACGGGGTGACACCGCTCCCGGTCTGGGTTGTGGTACGGAAGATCCGCGAGGTGTACCTGGTCGACGGCGTGCGGGTCCACCTCGATGATGTCGAAGGGCTCGGAACGTACCTCGAGTTCGAGGCGCCCGTATCCCCGGACCGCCGCATCCCGGCGTGCTTTGCGCTGGTGGATTCTCTTCGTACCAGACTCCAGCCGGTGCTCGGAGAACCGATCGACTGCTCGTACAGCGACTTGCTCGCGCCCCCGGCGGAATCGGTTTAG
- a CDS encoding tetratricopeptide repeat protein translates to MSPALRLIAALGVILSVTASSLAADTTADPSSLTAAAASAYHAGIDKLANSPAAAKADFESSIAAYRALILGQGIESGPLWYNLGNAYMMSGDVGRAIAAYLRAQRLMPASQSLSTNLADARARVPSAAAPAAREPAWASTASFTRIVPTAWQVYTFLACFALFWAVLILRMVGVRGRLTSVPASALAVISLVAFASLALQTAADARDRRAVIISPTEGLPSPGAVATSEESVSLPAGSELQATARVGEWTQVRLGDGRQMWVPSQRVEMVLDRPS, encoded by the coding sequence ATGAGCCCCGCACTTCGCCTCATCGCGGCACTTGGCGTGATCTTGTCTGTTACGGCAAGTTCACTTGCCGCGGACACTACTGCCGATCCCTCCTCGCTGACCGCCGCGGCTGCTTCCGCATACCACGCCGGGATCGACAAACTCGCCAACTCGCCGGCCGCCGCCAAGGCGGACTTTGAGAGCAGCATCGCGGCGTACCGCGCCCTGATTCTCGGCCAGGGCATCGAGTCGGGCCCTCTCTGGTACAACCTTGGAAACGCCTACATGATGTCCGGCGATGTCGGCCGGGCGATCGCCGCCTACCTCCGCGCCCAGCGGCTGATGCCCGCCAGCCAGTCACTCTCCACCAACCTTGCAGACGCCAGGGCACGTGTCCCGTCGGCCGCCGCTCCTGCGGCCCGCGAACCGGCGTGGGCTTCGACCGCGTCGTTTACCCGCATCGTCCCCACGGCCTGGCAGGTCTACACGTTCCTCGCCTGCTTCGCCTTGTTTTGGGCTGTTCTGATTCTCCGGATGGTTGGTGTCCGCGGCAGACTCACATCAGTCCCCGCGTCCGCTCTGGCTGTGATTTCGCTCGTGGCATTTGCCTCATTGGCCCTGCAGACCGCCGCGGATGCTCGCGATCGCCGCGCTGTCATTATCAGTCCCACCGAGGGCCTGCCTTCTCCCGGCGCTGTCGCCACAAGCGAGGAGTCGGTCTCCCTGCCCGCTGGAAGCGAGTTGCAGGCGACCGCCCGGGTCGGCGAGTGGACCCAGGTACGGCTGGGCGACGGGCGGCAGATGTGGGTCCCGTCGCAGCGAGTCGAGATGGTGCTGGATCGCCCGTCGTAG
- a CDS encoding BatD family protein, translating to MHTRPNPLLPLVFVLTAILAPLGSARAAGPVSVSAELSTTQTYVGDSVQLHVVVDGTTSAEQPVVPGVDGLAVRYDNMIDASQRIQMNINGRVTDRSIIRVVFQYEVTPTRAGVMTIPSIPVTVDGQVYRTVPVSLSAVEPADTDDFKLAVSLSSAEAYVGEPVRLTVTWYVSKPVRKYVFSLPDADGAYDLLPAPSPRPDTVAADDPRFANLTVMGSPVVGTISRATVNGRTFNTITFEQVLIPRKPGSITLGPLRAAFEAIVGQRQRGFFDSIFDDLSVSERFVVSAPKATLAVKPLPSEGRPSNFSGLVGEYSLRADATPTAVNVGDPITVTVTVSGPPPLDLVQSIPIERQRSIYESFKLPSEPTLPQIDRDHALFTYTLRARSDGVKQIPPIELPYFDTKSGEYRVARSDPIPLTVRPTTSLTLGGVPDQSDPALAPTAKPGGLAPLMDANLTLATTRFDLVAFIGRPAFVAAVAAPPTAYLGIAILLAGRRRARRDPAKQRSRNAMRRFSESLASARSAPPSEQPAKVSQAARSLIADLLEKPDGSLTDQECLAVAESAGASTTRLAALLAACDAARFGGGGTSGSSTSLVDEAASIATDLRSEIRRNR from the coding sequence ATGCACACTCGCCCCAACCCCCTGCTTCCGCTGGTCTTCGTTCTCACAGCGATCCTGGCGCCGCTCGGTTCCGCACGCGCGGCCGGCCCTGTCTCGGTCAGTGCCGAGCTCTCAACGACCCAGACCTATGTCGGTGATTCTGTCCAACTCCATGTTGTTGTCGACGGCACCACTTCGGCCGAGCAACCCGTTGTTCCCGGCGTTGACGGCCTTGCCGTCCGCTACGACAACATGATCGACGCGTCGCAGCGGATCCAGATGAACATCAACGGCCGGGTCACCGATCGCTCGATCATCCGTGTGGTCTTCCAGTACGAGGTGACACCTACGCGGGCCGGCGTGATGACCATTCCCTCCATCCCTGTCACGGTCGACGGTCAGGTCTACCGGACCGTCCCGGTCTCGCTCTCGGCGGTCGAACCCGCGGATACCGACGACTTCAAGCTCGCCGTATCGCTCTCCTCGGCCGAGGCGTACGTGGGTGAGCCCGTCCGCCTGACCGTCACGTGGTACGTCTCCAAGCCCGTACGCAAGTACGTGTTCAGCCTGCCGGACGCCGATGGCGCCTACGACCTGCTCCCAGCGCCAAGCCCGCGGCCCGACACCGTTGCCGCGGACGACCCTCGATTCGCGAACCTGACGGTCATGGGATCACCAGTCGTCGGCACGATCTCCCGCGCAACGGTGAACGGCCGCACCTTCAACACCATCACCTTCGAGCAGGTGCTCATCCCTCGCAAGCCCGGTTCGATCACTCTCGGCCCGCTCCGGGCGGCGTTTGAGGCCATCGTCGGTCAACGGCAGCGAGGCTTCTTTGACAGCATCTTCGATGATCTCTCGGTCAGCGAGAGGTTCGTCGTCTCGGCGCCCAAGGCCACCCTCGCAGTCAAGCCGCTCCCGAGCGAAGGCAGGCCCTCGAACTTCTCCGGCCTTGTCGGCGAGTACTCCCTCCGTGCGGACGCGACGCCAACCGCAGTCAACGTCGGTGACCCGATTACTGTCACCGTCACGGTCAGTGGGCCGCCCCCTCTCGACCTGGTCCAGTCGATTCCCATCGAGCGGCAACGGTCGATCTACGAGTCGTTCAAGCTCCCCTCCGAACCCACGCTCCCACAGATCGATCGTGACCACGCACTGTTCACCTACACGCTGCGGGCTCGATCCGACGGGGTCAAGCAGATCCCGCCGATCGAGTTGCCGTACTTTGACACGAAGTCCGGCGAGTACCGGGTCGCCCGAAGCGATCCCATCCCGCTCACCGTCCGTCCTACAACCAGTCTGACACTGGGTGGCGTGCCCGACCAGTCGGATCCGGCCCTTGCCCCGACAGCCAAGCCCGGCGGGTTGGCGCCGCTGATGGATGCAAATCTGACCTTGGCCACCACGCGATTCGATCTTGTCGCCTTCATCGGGCGGCCCGCGTTCGTGGCCGCAGTTGCCGCCCCGCCGACCGCGTACCTCGGAATCGCAATCTTGCTTGCGGGCCGCCGCCGTGCCCGGCGAGATCCCGCCAAGCAACGCAGCAGAAACGCCATGAGGCGATTCTCGGAGTCGCTGGCGTCAGCACGAAGCGCCCCCCCAAGCGAGCAGCCGGCGAAAGTAAGCCAGGCCGCACGCTCGCTGATTGCCGACCTTCTCGAAAAGCCGGACGGCTCTTTGACCGACCAGGAATGCCTCGCCGTGGCCGAGTCCGCCGGCGCCTCAACCACCCGGCTGGCCGCCCTGCTCGCCGCCTGTGATGCTGCTCGCTTCGGAGGAGGAGGTACCTCAGGCTCCAGCACATCCCTTGTCGACGAGGCCGCCTCGATTGCCACGGACTTGCGATCCGAGATCCGGAGGAACAGATGA
- a CDS encoding YcaQ family DNA glycosylase, with product MSDPGRIPADVARLMFVHGHGLLDDPTRPAPRREVLGVIKRLGFVQVDSIYTVERAHHHIIWSRLHAYRPTDLAPLHRSGAVFEGWTHDAAIIPTELYRQWGHRFAARRESPSAWLRQRMGDEYQHVLEVVLDRIRREGPLLAREFEHSGGRNGPWWDWKPAKAALEHLWRSGSLAIARRGGAGGFEKVYDLVERVLPGVHPARPPERGTHVAWACRTALDRLGTATPRELAAFWGLLEVECAAQWCRAEAAKGRIVPVEVSGCGDGPPRHAFAFADWRRRAELAAEAPMPRGIRILSPFDPIVRDRARCARLFGFDYRFEAYVPEPKRRFGYYVLPIIECGGRGVRIVGRLDPKLDRDRGRLSVRGLWWEPEIKATKARLRDLSAALVQYAAFLGADRVELPAEPKPAARQPPKQRASPARVPSGASRRVVDNRPASP from the coding sequence GTGAGCGATCCCGGGCGCATCCCAGCCGACGTGGCGAGACTGATGTTCGTGCATGGGCACGGGCTGCTCGACGATCCCACCCGCCCGGCTCCCCGCCGCGAGGTGCTGGGCGTCATCAAGCGGCTCGGCTTTGTGCAGGTGGACAGCATCTACACCGTCGAGCGTGCCCACCACCACATCATCTGGAGCCGGCTCCACGCCTACCGGCCCACTGATCTGGCTCCGCTTCATCGATCCGGCGCCGTCTTCGAGGGCTGGACGCACGATGCGGCGATTATCCCGACGGAGTTGTACCGGCAGTGGGGGCACCGCTTTGCCGCACGCCGGGAAAGTCCCTCGGCTTGGCTGCGCCAGCGGATGGGCGACGAGTACCAGCATGTGCTTGAGGTTGTTCTGGACCGGATCCGCCGCGAGGGGCCCCTCCTTGCCCGCGAGTTTGAGCATTCCGGAGGGCGCAACGGGCCGTGGTGGGATTGGAAGCCGGCCAAGGCAGCGCTCGAGCACCTCTGGCGCTCCGGTTCCCTGGCCATCGCCCGCCGCGGCGGAGCCGGTGGCTTCGAAAAGGTCTACGACCTCGTCGAGCGCGTTCTCCCTGGGGTTCACCCCGCTCGCCCCCCCGAGAGAGGCACCCACGTGGCGTGGGCCTGCAGGACGGCCCTGGACCGCCTGGGCACCGCAACGCCGCGAGAACTTGCTGCGTTCTGGGGCCTGCTCGAGGTCGAGTGCGCCGCCCAATGGTGCCGGGCCGAAGCGGCCAAGGGCCGCATTGTGCCCGTCGAGGTGTCCGGTTGCGGAGATGGGCCGCCTCGTCACGCGTTCGCGTTCGCCGACTGGCGCCGCCGGGCGGAACTCGCGGCGGAAGCCCCGATGCCCCGCGGCATCCGAATCCTCAGCCCCTTCGACCCGATCGTCCGCGACCGCGCGCGGTGCGCTCGCCTCTTTGGATTCGACTACCGATTCGAGGCGTACGTCCCGGAGCCGAAGCGGCGCTTCGGGTACTACGTTCTGCCGATCATCGAGTGCGGCGGCCGCGGGGTCCGAATCGTCGGCCGGCTGGACCCGAAACTGGACCGCGACCGGGGCCGGCTGAGCGTCCGCGGCCTGTGGTGGGAGCCGGAGATCAAGGCGACCAAGGCCCGTCTCCGGGACCTGAGCGCGGCTCTGGTCCAGTACGCCGCCTTCCTGGGGGCGGACCGTGTCGAGCTTCCGGCCGAGCCCAAACCGGCCGCGCGGCAGCCGCCGAAGCAACGCGCATCCCCGGCACGAGTGCCCTCCGGGGCATCCCGCCGGGTCGTGGACAACCGACCGGCATCACCATAA
- a CDS encoding VWA domain-containing protein, giving the protein MLWLQQTWLYGLVAVVVIALIAGLSLIRRRRAVVRMMGPALADRASARAGIRPARAWARAAAALLALACITAALARPAWNPVPVPATRSGRDVAILLDVSRSMLAQDLRPNRLERAKLAVKDMLDVAKGDRFALIAFAGSSVVKCPLTTDYGFVRLALDDVTPDTISRGGTMIGDAVRTAMDQVFDTDEASQSEYRDMIIFTDGEDHESFPTEAAAAAAKKGVRIITVGLGNDQDGSAVPVATRTGAPGELTYEGRPVRTKMNPDSLRRIAEATPGGVFLNMGTGNADFDRLYERLMSGASRREISDTASMRYTEGFQFLLIPALALLILEGLIGERPRRS; this is encoded by the coding sequence ATGCTGTGGCTCCAGCAGACATGGCTCTACGGGCTTGTCGCCGTCGTGGTGATCGCCCTGATCGCCGGCCTCAGTCTCATCCGCCGCAGGCGCGCTGTAGTCAGGATGATGGGCCCCGCGCTCGCCGATCGTGCCAGCGCCCGCGCCGGGATCCGACCCGCGCGTGCCTGGGCCCGTGCGGCGGCTGCCTTGCTGGCGCTGGCGTGCATCACCGCCGCGCTCGCCCGACCGGCCTGGAACCCGGTCCCGGTCCCCGCGACACGATCGGGCCGCGATGTCGCCATCCTGCTCGATGTCTCCCGAAGCATGCTGGCCCAGGATCTCCGCCCCAACCGGCTCGAGCGGGCGAAGCTCGCCGTGAAGGACATGCTCGACGTTGCCAAGGGCGATCGCTTCGCCCTCATCGCCTTCGCGGGCTCATCGGTCGTGAAATGCCCGCTGACAACCGACTATGGATTCGTACGCTTGGCCCTTGATGACGTGACGCCCGACACGATCTCCCGTGGCGGCACCATGATCGGCGATGCCGTCAGGACCGCGATGGACCAGGTGTTCGACACCGACGAGGCGTCGCAGTCGGAATACCGCGACATGATCATCTTCACCGACGGCGAGGACCACGAGAGCTTCCCCACCGAGGCCGCCGCCGCCGCGGCGAAGAAGGGGGTCCGCATCATCACCGTCGGGCTCGGGAACGATCAGGATGGATCCGCGGTCCCGGTCGCCACCAGGACCGGAGCCCCGGGTGAACTGACCTACGAGGGCCGGCCGGTCAGGACGAAGATGAACCCGGACTCGCTGAGGCGCATCGCCGAGGCGACTCCCGGCGGCGTCTTCCTGAATATGGGGACAGGCAACGCCGATTTCGACCGCCTCTACGAGCGACTGATGTCCGGCGCTTCGCGACGGGAGATCTCGGACACAGCCTCAATGAGGTACACGGAGGGATTCCAGTTCCTTCTCATCCCCGCACTCGCACTCTTGATCCTGGAGGGCCTGATCGGTGAACGCCCACGCCGCTCCTAA